ACTTCAATTCTAGAAGAATCTCAAAAGCCCAATAACACAGACAGCGAAATTGTATACAACGAAGTTATTGACTtggaagataaagaaaatttaaacaaaaatacaacagagaaaagaagatttgtTACATCAATTACCGATGACTATTACACAATCAAACAACAAAGTACAATGTCTATAACAAGCACATTTAGGGAATATTTATTGTCTAGAAGTGTGTTAACTGCTAGTCCTGTAGATCTCAGTTTTTCGTCGCGTACTGGAGATTTTGAACAATCAGAATCCgacttaaatattttaaatgaggATGGCCTTTCTGAAAGCTTACTTTGTTGTTTAAATGGAAATCAACCTGAATCTGATACTTCTGGTATTGCATCTGGTAGTACTAATAGCGCGAATTCGTCGGAGAAGAATGAGGAAGTGGCAAGTTCGCCAAGAAAACGAGCAACTAGTTTACAGCGTAATGATTCTAAGAAATCAATAAAAGAATctagaaaattaagaaacataCAAGGACAAGGTTTCAGAAATAAGCAATTAAGCGAATCAACAttaaattctgtaaaaataaaagacacaTTTCAAGAAACTTCATTTTGACAAAGTGATATAATCACGATATATACCAAAATCAACGTGTTTAAACATATTAtgacattaataatttattcatttctataCATATCTTTATGCATACTTTTTCGCTTTAATAATACCTTTTACTTTGAAaagagatattaatataaaaacttaTGATATCAATAGGTTTTCTTATGAATGgtatgaaaacaaaattttaaagtttactttcattatataactttctattttttaaaacttccATTACTTCtgtatttctataataaagattaaaatatatcaatatgtGATACATTCAAATTcgtaatatataatgaatagttttgtattatttcatttaatttatgtactttcttaaagtttatatattatatattttgttaaattattcattatatatgaataaacTCTTTTGCATAAAGTACATTGACTATAGATACacttaaatttcatattaaactttcaataaattacGTAACTATATAAGTTTGTGAAATTTGATAACACTTACTTTCAGtgttctttttaatatacagcattaataataattcaattattatatataaatggacatttattttttattgatctGCTGTATCATacgaaatttttacgatttttgaaattaatacactaatgtaataaatactggtttattttaatacatgaAGTCTtctatagataataaaaaataggaTACAATGACTGTAaactcattttattaatatatttatatatataatacatttgttGATATAtgtagtacaatataatatacatatattgtacagatttaaataattcatttcataTCATTAATTGTCAaacataataccatatttagtattatataaacaaatatagaaaaaaaactCCAATtgctaaaaaattataaaatatgaaatattttatctcgcATTACCTACTTATTATTTGAGAATtaggttttatatatatatatatggattttctaaataaaatattttggatCATAATGtggatttacatttttaaagaaatatattctgtaaatttattaaacatgtaatatataaataacattttatacacatgatttttatattgaatcAAATCTTCCTTTATATTGTGTATTCgtctttatttttagtttgaaATACAAGGGAATTATTGAAACAAGAATTCTTTATACAAAACAAGATATGTAAAACTgatcatagaaaaatatatatgtaattgctAGAAATCTGTAAATGTAATCAATATGttcatttatgtatttaatatagtCAGTAAAAGACtatctattaattataatagatttctatttaaatataatttttgtatatagtagaagtttgaagatttttaaaagtacAATAAAGTTATAGTGGATACATATTCCACACTAAATACAGggttaatgtaataaaactaaaactatataaattcttatattattgaCATCTCACATGTCAAATTTGAATTGTACTATTATATCatagttttataaagaaattgtaggatatacattattattattctattgtaggatataattattctttctatCTTCACAATTATGTGATATATTCACATCTCACAAGTTGTCCCCTTTAGATATTATCAGAAAGAAAGTGATGTGTAACATGTATCATATGCTTCAGAATTATGTGAAGATGTAGATGATAAAGTATTGGTAATCAAGGATGTGGATATGGGTCAGAACATATCATCATGACCCATATCTGGAATATATGATAAACCTCGTTCCTTCagagttttatttattagtcgTTTCTGGTCTTGTTTTAATTCTTGTTCTCGTCTTTGTGCATCCAAGATATCATCAACAGATACTTCAGTCAATggtaaatctttttctttgtctctgtcctataataagaattatattgtttcgttaaaaagtctaatatatgtttttttaagtaaaagaCTTTTATATAACGACATTACTATTTCTCCTAAAAGGACAACATTTTCTCCTCtgacaataaaaattcctctTGGGATGTCTCCATATTCTTTGCCAACATGAATTCTTTCAATTGTACGATGAAGTACAATATTAGCAAATTGATCAACACTTCTAAGATATCCAATTAAAGTTCTGCCATCTCTTAGTAAAACCATAAGTTTTTCTAGATcagaattatgtataatatatcataataatgaaaataacttttatcaaAGTAgggattaaaataaacaaaatgtattatattttatcaaaaatttcatcatttGCGAAGgtttaaaaagatatacatatgaatAATACAGTtctagatttaattaatacaattttctgtgataaaagaaaacatttgtataacactgtataacagtttgcttttataaatatagcgtttataaaaattattaattaaagaataaagtaCAAAACTGTAATAATACActgatataacctaacaaatgTACAATTGTAACAATTACGTACTGTCAAGTTCTTCGAGAAGAGATGCCGTCCCTGGCAAAATGttcattttgcaatttctccTATTTCtgatatatagaaataattttcaaattaaaacaaataaaaatcttatatGCCAGCTTAACCTGTAgtgagatataaaattaaaatcatttcgtTTGTTCGTCAATAATTGCTTGAACTATGTTAACTTGTTATtatcgaattaatattatcgataaacttatttaattatcaaactaaaataatttaattataatcatcaCTCCTTTCACATTTACTTAAAAGATCCACGCaaatcgatatatgtattttggtgaattttattttgtgtgTATAGCGAGGTAAAATGTGTTATTGATTTGAATTCACCgcaaattaagaaaataatacaaacaaTATTATGGGATTATTATTAGCCTTTCATAGTAGTCagattacataaataaatgattgtattaatataagaaagatcaaaataacatatatattatatttgtataaagtttcatttctaTACGATGATAatctatatacgtacatactaCTACTCGtctaattatcgatatttttcgttaaaaatggcttattatataaagtattatttaaagtttaatacaattattatataaagtaatacttactttaaaatatatcgattttaACATATAgccttatattttataaaaaattactagTAAACATTTGAGTGAGTACTTACATGCATGCatacataatttcttttatacatcATTCATAATAACTTTtgatattctataattttgatccataatattttaataccttcaaaaatatataatttcatatattctaaataataatagcaatgtatatacgtaacaaataatacctataatttatagatttcGTACCGGCATATATATAAGAACATAACCTTCAATACAATGAAGCGAAAACATTTTTGGcaatttttaccatttatgATACTTGTTATAGGAggtacattttttattcaggAATTTGTAAGCCTAAAGTATGTACTTTAATACTACaatcttaaattttctatcgtataatttaaaattattaactaaattattttcatttcttcagaTATAAGTATCCAAAAGTTACATCGTATGATTTGAAAGTAGAAACTAAAAAACGAGgtattgaaatgaaaaaaagtcGTACTCTTGAAGAGGAATATAAGCTAATAAAAGTAAGTAAaccgattatttttattaaataaaatatctatatattaaatatttcaaaaattccatttttactAACTTGAGAATTGtactatttttaaactttttatatgaaaataggGTAATTTCAACTCAAAAACGTGTTATAAATtcttgtttattaatatattggaCCAAAATTCCTTcatatctttaaatatctattaacAGTTAATAATCATTAcagaaaataatcaaattttaactATTCTTTTTGAGAGTAACAAACTATATCCTTATATACAATTAAGggatttatataacaaattgatgcaaaagtaaatttacgattttattcttttattttaagttaTGTTAATTATACACAGCAACTGTATGTGTGTTAAAATTAGGAACAAAGATATGCATTTTTATtcgcaaataaaaaatgcaaataagaTTGCTGACAAATATGATCAAGATTAGTATATAAAACACATGAATTACATGTGTTACGTCTATAGAAACAACTgactaatattaaaattacattatacaaattaaataaataaatatatcaagttgtattaatatattaaatagttGCAGAAAACTTTATACTTTGTtatgatacatatattacgtataaattacattatatggtatatacagatttatatgaaatagtAAGTCATAATTACATTTAGCTTGATATTTCTAGACCTTGGATATTGATAATTGGGAAAACGTTCGTATACCACGACCATGGGAGGATCCAAACATgacaaacaaatgaaattgtaaaaagaatttacttaaaaaaaaatatatgtacagtgtatgtatataaaagtatatttataacaaattgttatctatattatattatagttacgataaattctgta
The nucleotide sequence above comes from Bombus pyrosoma isolate SC7728 linkage group LG1, ASM1482585v1, whole genome shotgun sequence. Encoded proteins:
- the LOC122569977 gene encoding U6 snRNA-associated Sm-like protein LSm1, coding for MNILPGTASLLEELDKKLMVLLRDGRTLIGYLRSVDQFANIVLHRTIERIHVGKEYGDIPRGIFIVRGENVVLLGEIDRDKEKDLPLTEVSVDDILDAQRREQELKQDQKRLINKTLKERGLSYIPDMGHDDMF
- the LOC122569983 gene encoding cytochrome c oxidase assembly protein COX16 homolog, mitochondrial isoform X2: MKRKHFWQFLPFMILVIGGTFFIQEFVSLKYKYPKVTSYDLKVETKKRGIEMKKSRTLEEEYKLIKTLDIDNWENVRIPRPWEDPNMTNK
- the LOC122569983 gene encoding uncharacterized protein LOC122569983 isoform X1; this encodes MKRKHFWQFLPFMILVIGGTFFIQEFVSLKYKYPKVTSYDLKVETKKRGIEMKKSRTLEEEYKLIKLDISRPWILIIGKTFVYHDHGRIQT